The genomic region CGTGCCCGGTCAGCCCCGAGCCGACGAGCGCGTAGTGCGCGGTTTCGGACGCGCCGCCCGCATAGCCGGCCGTGACCTGCTTCACGCCCTTCACGTGCTCGAACACGCTCTGCACGCCCCAGAAGCAGCCGCCGGCGAGCACGGCCGTCTCGTCGTGCGATGTGCCGGGTGTTTCGTCGAGCGTCGGCGCGGGCACGGTGCGCATCGGCTCGGCGGAATTGACGATGCGCTGGTAGCCGAACACGGCGGCGGCCGCGACGGCGATGGCGCCGATGCGGCGCAGCATCGCCGTGCGCCGTTGCGGCGCGGGACCGCGGGGAGAAGTGGTGTTCACGGTGTGCTCCTTCGAAAGGCGGTAGGGGAAGCGGGTGGCCCGGACGCGGCGCCGGTGCGCCGCGTCCTGCCGGGATCAGCCGAACGTGAACGCATACGCATTCACGCCGGAATCGAGAAACTCGATCGAGAACGTGCGGTCGGCGATCGCGCCGGGCTGCCGGACCAGCTGGTACAGGCGCTGCCCGGTCACCGTGCCGTAGCCTTGCGCATCGACGTCGCTGCCGTGCGCGGCACCGGGCGCCGCGCCGTCGAGCGTCACGCGAAAGCGCACCGGCTTGCCGTCGTCGCCGGGGCCGAGCACCAGGTGCAGGTCGCGTGCATGGAAGCGGTAGACGATGCGGCCGGCCGGCGCCGCGAGCGTCGCGCGTTCGGCGCCGACCTGCCACGTGCCGGCGAGGCCCCAGTCGTTGAGATCGGGCCGGGCCGGCTCGGCGTAGTGGTACGCCGCGTCGCGCACCACACCGCCCGGCGACATGAAAGCCTCGGCGCGCGCGTAGCCGACGTAGGTCTCCGGCGAGCGGACGTCCGCGCTGTCGGCCGCGGCGAGCGCCCCCTTCGCGGGCGCACCGGCGAGCCCGATCGGCACGTTCAGCGCTTCCGGATGGCCGGCCTCGGCGAGCAGCGACTGGATCGCGCGCTCCGATTCCGCGTATTCGCCTTCGCCGAAGTGGTGGCGGCGCACGCGCCCCTGCGCGTCGACGAAGTAGTGCGCGGGCCAGTATTCGTTGTTGAACGCGCGCCAGATCGTGAAGCGGTTGTCGATCGCGACCGGGAAGTCGATGCCGAGGTCGTGCACGGCCTTCTTCACGTTGCCGATGTCGCGCTCGAACGCGAACTCCGGCGCGTGCACGCCGATCACGACGAGCCCGTACGGCGCGTACTTGCGTGCCCACGCGGTCGTGTACGGCAGCGTGCGCAGGCAGTTGATGCACGAATACGTCCAGAAATCGACCAGCACGACCTTGCCGCGCAGGCTGGCCGCCGTCAGCGGCGGCGAGTTCAGCCACTGCACCGCGCCGTCGAGCGACGGCAGCGTGCCTTCGACGGGCAGCGCGGCAGCCGCATGCGTCGTATCCACCGCGCGCATCATCGCGCCGCCGGCGATCGCCCCGCCGTTGGCCTGGGTGCGATCGGCAGCCGCGGCCTTCATCGCGCCGCCGTTCGTGTTGTCGGCGGCGTTGCCGGTCGCGGCCATCGCCGCCGGTGCGCCCGGTGTGCCATTCGAACGCCCGCCGAGCCGGTCGACGAGCTTCGTCTCGAGCCCGCCCGTCGTGACGGTCGACAGCTGCGCGAGCGCACCGGTATCGAGGCCGAGCGCGATCGCGCCGACGCCGCCCAGCAGCGCCACGCCGATCCCGCGCTTGATCCATTCGCCGGCGCCGAGCGAGCGTTTCATCGCGGCGAAGACCTTGCCGCCGATCACGAGCGCGACGCCGAGCGACGTCGCCGCGCCGGCCGCATACGCGACCAGTAGCAGCGTCGTGCCGACGCTTGCGCCGCGCAATGCGGCGCCGGTCAGCACGAGCCCGAGGATCGGACCCGCGCACGGTGCCCACAGCAGGCCGGTGGCGACGCCGAGCAGCAGCGACGACAGCGGGCCGGCCGGGCGGCCGTCGCGCTGCGCGAAGCCGGTGAGCCGGTTGCCGGCGGCAACGAGCGGGCGCGTCAGGTGTTCCGCGAGGCGCGGCATCAGCAGCGTCAGGCCGAATACCGCGAGCAGCACGATGGCGACCCAGCGGCCGGCCTGGTTGGCCTGCGCGACCCAGCCGCCGCCGACGGCCGCGAGCGTCGCGACGACGGCGAACGTGAGCGCCATGCCGACGAGCAGCGGCAGGCCGCTGCGGACGAACGGCTGGTCGGCGCGCGCGAACACGAACGGCAGCACGGGCAGGATGCACGGGCTCAGGATCGTGAGCACGCCGCCGAGGTAGGCAAGGACGATGAGCAGCATGGTGCGTTCTCCAGTCGGTCGGAAGTTCGGGGCCGGATCAGGCGGCGGCGGGGTGGAAGGTGAGCGCGAGGCCGTTCATGCAGTAGCGCAGGCCGGTCGGTTGCGGGCCGTCGTCGAACACGTGGCCGAGATGGCCGCCGCAGCGGCGGCAGTGCACTTCGGTGCGGATCATCCCGAACGATGCGTCGGTGTTCGTGGCGACCGCGTGGTCGAGCGGCTTCCAGAAGCTTGGCCAGCCCGTATGGCTGTCGAACTTGGTGGCCGACGAGAACAGCGCGAGGGCGCAGCCGGCGCACGCGAACGTGCCTTGCCGGTGCTCGTCGTTCAGCGGGCTGGTGTACGGCCGCTCGGTGCCGGCTTCGCGCAGGACCGAGTACTGGGCGGGCGTGAGCCGGCGATGCCATTCGGCGTCGCTGAGGGTGACTTCAAAAGGGGCGGCCGTCTGCGGGGTGGCCGGCGATGCGGCGAACGCACGGCCGACCAGCGCGCGGCGGCCGACGGACGACAGCGTCGCGAGCACGGCGAGGCCGGTGGCGCCGGCGAACAGCAGATGTCTGCGGGTGGGCATGATGGGCTCCTGGCGGCATGTCCTGAAAACATGCGCCCATCGTAGTCAGCGGCCGGTGTCGAAGTCCTCACGGAAAGTTAAATGAATTGTGAAGGTTGGGATGGCGTGGGGTGTGCTGGAATCCGTCGAAGCTCTAATGGGCAAGGGCCTTTGAGCGGGTGAGCCGCCGATATTTACCGAGTACCGGTTCGCGCCGCGATTTTTAGTGTTCGTAGAGTTGCGCGGTGAATCCGGACTTTGGCTTGCCGATCAAATCGGACTGGGGAATGAACGTTGTTTGACTGCGGTCGCGAATCACACCGAGCGTCTGATACGCATTGATAGACGGGATGAGTTTGCAAGCTAGCGCGACCGACGTGTGGTGCGCGTGTGGGCGCGACAGCTTGACAGTTTCTACGTAGAAACTTCAGGGGGCGAGTTAGGACGTGCGCGGTTGCCCAGTGAAAGAGGGGCACGATGCGCTCCGCCGAAGTGGCCCATGTCGAGGCAGGATCCGGCGGAATGAAAGGGAACATAGTAAGGGCTATGTTCCCCTTCATTTTGGGACATCGTGCCAAAGCTCTACGCTCGGGGTGCTTCTGTATGCTTGGCGCGGGCGCCGAGGGCTTGGAGGTTCTTCCGATCCGGGTGGGACCGCCGGAGAGGCGGCTTTGTCTCAAACGGTGCTGAATCTCTATTGCAAGTGCCTACATTTAGCGTGGCGAAAGGCGAGGGCATCGCCAGACAGATTGCTTAATTCTCTCCGCGGTGCGGAGAGAATTAAGGGTTTGAGCGCTCGGTAGTAGGTAAGTCACGGACATATCGATTTGTCGTCGATCTCGACGCTGCAAAGATCAGAAGAGGGACCTCCGGATTTCCTTGTACCGGGCGGTTTGCTCATCGCAGAAAAAGATCACCAAGAGTGATCTTTTTTATTCAAATTCAAACCACCCTGCCTTGGCAGAAGTTTCAAGAAGGTGTATTTTGTTCACTATGAGTGAACAAAATCATGGAAAATTAAACCTTCTGCTAGCTGAGCTGGGTGATACGAGCTTGGTGTCGAGCCGCTGGCTGCGGGTTCACGGCTACTCCAATAGCCTCGTCGCGCGCTACGTGAGCAGCGGTTGGCTGGTGTCGCCGGCACGCGGCGTCTACATGCGCAAGAGTGGGCGCCTACAGTGGGAGGGCGTGGTTCGCAGCCTGCAGGTTGGGGAGGGTATGCCGCTGCACGTCGGAGGTCGTTTTGCACTCAGCCTTGAGGGGCACGAGCACTATCTACGTCTGGGCGATGCCGGCACGATCACCCTGTATGGGGCGGAGCGGCCACCCGCTTGGATTGGCAAACTGCCTCTGACGCAGTGTTTCGAGTATCTGGGGAAGGGGCCGTTCGATTGGCCGCCCATGCCGTTCGAGGTGGAGGCGTCCGCGACAATGCTGTCCGAACAGGGCCTGGCGTGGCATCAGGCCGCACCCGGTGCCGATGCCTTGGTTTGTTCCATGCCGGAGCGGGCCATGCTGGAGCTGTGCGATGACGCCTCTGACGCTGCCTTGATCTACGAGGTGGATGCGCTGATGCAGGCTATGACCACACTGCGGCCGCAGCGGGTCGGCGTATTACTGCGCCATTGCCGAAGCATCAAAGCCAAGCGGCTGTTCCTGGCGTTGGCCGAGCGCCATCGGCATGCATGGCTACCGCACGTGCCGCGGGATGGTATCGATCTGGGTCGGGGAAAGCGCGCGCTGGTGCCTGGCGGCCGCTTGCATCCGGTCTACCAGATCACCTTGCCGGGAGACCTCGATGAACACCTGGCTTGATCACTGGGATCGGCGCTATACCGACCGCGTACGGCTGCTGGTCGAGATTCTGCCGGCGCTGGCGCAAGAGCCGCGCTTCGCGCTCAAAGGCGGTACGGCGATCAACCTATTCGAGCACGACCTGCCCCGGTTGTCTGTGGACATTGATCTGGCCTGGTTGCCGGTGCATGACTATGCCGAGGACGCAAGGCTCATCGCTGAAGCGCTTGGGCGGCTGGCTGATGTGCTGCGCGCCCGGCCTCTGCAACTGCAGGTGCAATTGTCGGCAGGCGAGGGCGCAGGCGTCACGCGACTGGTGGCCAGTCGCGGTCGTGCGCGCGTGCAGATCGAGACGACGCCGGTGATGCGCGGCACGGTGCATCCCGCGCGGAACATGGTGGTGCGCCCGAGGGTCGAGGAGGCATTTGGCTTTGCTTCGGTGCAGGTGCTGCACTTCGCCGACCTTTATGCCGGCAAGCTGGCTGCGGCATTGTCGAGACAGCATCCGCGCGACCTTTTCGATGTCGGCTTGTTGCTGGAAGACGAGCGGGCGGATCAGGCGCTCTGGCGAACCTTTCTTGTCTACCTAACCTGCAGCCCCAAGCCTGCGTGGGAAATGCTGGCGCCCCGCGTGCCTGCGGATTTCGCCGCGACCTTTGAAGCGCACTTCAGGGGGATGACGGCAGAGCCTGTCGAAGCCCAGGTCCTGCTGGACATCCATGAGCGCCTGCTGGCGCGTGTTGCCGGGTGGCTGGATGAGCCATCGTGCGCATTTCTGCGATCAGTGGAGGGTGAACGGCCGGACTTCGATCTGATCGGACTCCCGCACGCGGTCGGGTTGCCAGCCGTGCGACGCAAATTGCTCAACCTGGCCCAGCGCAGCGACGCCAAGCGTGCGGCGGATCGAGGTTTGTTGGAAGAAACGCTGACGCGGATCGTCGGCGCTAGATCGTCACGTTGAGACCAAAACGACGCGACCACTTAAACCATATGAATCAGGCTCATCATGGGTGTTGAGGACGAAACAGGCGCAGTGTCGACAGAAATCGATAAAGTTCGAGCATCCAAGGCGGGCCATGCTTTTCATGAAGCGTGGGCCGCACGCACGGCCCTCGAACTCCTGCCGCCGTCGACCGACCTTGTCGCTATCACGCTCGAAGGTTTTGATGAGCAGGACGAGCAGGGTTTGGGAACCGGTGCGATCGAGATTGCGGATCTGGTCAGGTACCACGGCGCCGCCGACGTTGCCCGCGCACATCGCGTTACAGTCGTTCAGTTCAAGTATTCGATCGCAAGCGCTGAAAAGGCAGTTCGGGCCGCTGACTTGGCGTCAACACTCGCCAAGTTTGCCGCGACCGATACAGAGCTTCGGGCGAAGCATGGGGATGGCCATGTTATTGCCGTTGTCCGGTATGAATTTGCCACGAACAGGCCCATTCACGAGAACCTCGGGAAGGCGATCTTAGCGATCATCGCGGGTACTCACGAAACCGGTGATGCAGGCCGCCAGGCAGACCAGATCGCGGAAGCCATGAAAGAGTACCCTCATTCCTTCGCTGATCTGCTGCGGCGATTGGACCTAGTTGGCAGGAAGGGGAGCTTGATCGAGGCGGAGCGCGCGATTTCAGCGACGCTCGCCGCATGGAGCGAGCCTGGCG from Burkholderia sp. HI2500 harbors:
- a CDS encoding cytochrome c biogenesis protein DipZ, with protein sequence MLLIVLAYLGGVLTILSPCILPVLPFVFARADQPFVRSGLPLLVGMALTFAVVATLAAVGGGWVAQANQAGRWVAIVLLAVFGLTLLMPRLAEHLTRPLVAAGNRLTGFAQRDGRPAGPLSSLLLGVATGLLWAPCAGPILGLVLTGAALRGASVGTTLLLVAYAAGAATSLGVALVIGGKVFAAMKRSLGAGEWIKRGIGVALLGGVGAIALGLDTGALAQLSTVTTGGLETKLVDRLGGRSNGTPGAPAAMAATGNAADNTNGGAMKAAAADRTQANGGAIAGGAMMRAVDTTHAAAALPVEGTLPSLDGAVQWLNSPPLTAASLRGKVVLVDFWTYSCINCLRTLPYTTAWARKYAPYGLVVIGVHAPEFAFERDIGNVKKAVHDLGIDFPVAIDNRFTIWRAFNNEYWPAHYFVDAQGRVRRHHFGEGEYAESERAIQSLLAEAGHPEALNVPIGLAGAPAKGALAAADSADVRSPETYVGYARAEAFMSPGGVVRDAAYHYAEPARPDLNDWGLAGTWQVGAERATLAAPAGRIVYRFHARDLHLVLGPGDDGKPVRFRVTLDGAAPGAAHGSDVDAQGYGTVTGQRLYQLVRQPGAIADRTFSIEFLDSGVNAYAFTFG
- a CDS encoding nucleotidyl transferase AbiEii/AbiGii toxin family protein, with translation MNTWLDHWDRRYTDRVRLLVEILPALAQEPRFALKGGTAINLFEHDLPRLSVDIDLAWLPVHDYAEDARLIAEALGRLADVLRARPLQLQVQLSAGEGAGVTRLVASRGRARVQIETTPVMRGTVHPARNMVVRPRVEEAFGFASVQVLHFADLYAGKLAAALSRQHPRDLFDVGLLLEDERADQALWRTFLVYLTCSPKPAWEMLAPRVPADFAATFEAHFRGMTAEPVEAQVLLDIHERLLARVAGWLDEPSCAFLRSVEGERPDFDLIGLPHAVGLPAVRRKLLNLAQRSDAKRAADRGLLEETLTRIVGARSSR
- a CDS encoding type IV toxin-antitoxin system AbiEi family antitoxin domain-containing protein, whose product is MSEQNHGKLNLLLAELGDTSLVSSRWLRVHGYSNSLVARYVSSGWLVSPARGVYMRKSGRLQWEGVVRSLQVGEGMPLHVGGRFALSLEGHEHYLRLGDAGTITLYGAERPPAWIGKLPLTQCFEYLGKGPFDWPPMPFEVEASATMLSEQGLAWHQAAPGADALVCSMPERAMLELCDDASDAALIYEVDALMQAMTTLRPQRVGVLLRHCRSIKAKRLFLALAERHRHAWLPHVPRDGIDLGRGKRALVPGGRLHPVYQITLPGDLDEHLA
- the msrB gene encoding peptide-methionine (R)-S-oxide reductase MsrB gives rise to the protein MPTRRHLLFAGATGLAVLATLSSVGRRALVGRAFAASPATPQTAAPFEVTLSDAEWHRRLTPAQYSVLREAGTERPYTSPLNDEHRQGTFACAGCALALFSSATKFDSHTGWPSFWKPLDHAVATNTDASFGMIRTEVHCRRCGGHLGHVFDDGPQPTGLRYCMNGLALTFHPAAA